In Poecile atricapillus isolate bPoeAtr1 chromosome W, bPoeAtr1.hap1, whole genome shotgun sequence, one DNA window encodes the following:
- the LOC131591615 gene encoding plasma membrane calcium-transporting ATPase 1 isoform X1 — MGDMANNSVAYSSVKNAVKEANHGDFGVTLAELRSLMELRAADALHKIQECYGDVHGICTKLKTSPNEGLSGNPADIERREAVFGKNFIPPKKPKTFLQLVWEALQDVTLIILEIAAVVSLGLSFYQPPGGNESLCGSVNVGEEEEESEAGWIEGAAILLSVVCVVLVTAFNDWSKEKQFRGLQSRIEQEQKFTVIRGGQVIQIPVADIIVGDIAQVKYGDLLPADGVLIQGNDLKIDESSLTGESDHVKKSLDRDPMLLSGTHVMEGSGRMVVTAVGVNSQTGIIFTLLGAGGDEEEKEKEKEKKEKKSKKQDGAVENRNKAKAQDGAAMEMQPLKSEDGGDGDEKDKKKANLPKKEKSVLQGKLTKLAVQIGKAGLLMSAITVIILVLYFVIDTFWVQKRPWLAECTPIYIQYFVKFFIIGVTVLVVAVPEGLPLAVTISLAYSVKKMMKDNNLVRHLDACETMGNATAICSDKTGTLTMNRMTVVQAYINEKHYKKIPEPEAIPEKTMAYLVTGISVNCAYTSKILPPEKEGGLPRHVGNKTECALLGLLLDLKRDYQDVRNEIPEEDLYKVYTFNSVRKSMSTVLKNSDGSFRIFSKGASEIVLKKCFKILSANGEPKVFRPRDRDDIVKTVIEPMASEGLRTICLAFRDFPAGEPEPEWDNENDIVTGLTCIAVVGIEDPVRPEVPDAIKKCQRAGITVRMVTGDNINTARAIALKCGILNPGEDFLCLEGKDFNRRIRNEKGEIEQERIDKIWPKLRVLARSSPTDKHTLVKGIIDSTVFDQRQVVAVTGDGTNDGPALKKADVGFAMGIAGTDVAKEASDIILTDDNFTSIVKAVMWGRNVYDSISKFLQFQLTVNVVAVIVAFTGACITQDSPLKAVQMLWVNLIMDTLASLALATEPPTEALLLRKPYGRNKPLISRTMMKNILGHAFYQLVVVFTLLFAGEKIFDIDSGRNAPLHAPPSEHYTIVFNTFVMMQLFNEINARKIHGERNVFEGIFNNAIFCSIVLGTFVVQIIIVQFGGKPFSCSELSVEQWLWSIFLGMGTLLWGQLISTIPTSRLKFLKEAGHGTQKEEIPEEELAEDVEEIDHAERELRRGQILWFRGLNRIQTQMGWSFLLFSLSLAEQAVTISDSLQMDVVNAFQSGSTIQGALRRQPSIASQHHDIRVVNAFRSSLYEGLEKPETRSSIHNFMTHPEFRIEDSEPHIPLIDDTDAEDDAPTKRNSSPPPSPNRNNNAVDSGIHLTTDKNKSATSSSPGSPLHSLETSL; from the exons ATGGGTGACATGGCAAACAACTCGGTTGCATATAGCAGCGTAAAAAATGCTGTAAAAGAAGCTAATCATGGAGATTTTGGAGTTACTCTTGCAGAGCTCCGTTCTCTTATGGAACTTCGAGCTGCAGATGCACTGCATAAAATACAGGAATGCTATGGTGATGTACATGGCATCTGTACAAAGTTGAAAACTTCACCAAATGAAG GTTTAAGTGGAAATCCAGCAGATATAGAAAGGAGAGAAGCAGTTTTTGGGAAGAACTTTATACCTcctaaaaagccaaaaacattTCTTCAGTTAGTATGGGAAGCACTACAGGACGTTACATTAATTATATTAGAAATTGCAGCCGTAGTATCCTTGGGCCTTTCTTTTTACCAGCCTCCAGGAGGAAATGAATCAT TATGTGGATCAGTAAATGTTggtgaagaagaggaggaatcTGAAGCAGGTTGGATTGAAGGAGCAGCTATCCTCCTATCTGTAGTTTGTGTGGTATTAGTAACAGCTTTCAATGACTGGAGTAAAGAGAAACAATTTCGGGGATTGCAGAGCCGTATTGAACAAGAGCAGAAATTCACAGTCATCAGAGGTGGCCAAGTCATCCAAATACCAGTAGCTGACATAATTGTTGGAGATATTGCACAAGTGAAATATG GTGACCTTTTACCGGCTGATGGTGTACTTATTCAAGGAAATGATCTCAAAATTGATGAAAGCTCGCTGACTGGGGAATCCGATCATGTTAAGAAATCTCTGGATAGAGATCCTATGCTGCTGTCAG GTACACATGTGatggaaggttctggaagaaTGGTAGTTACTGCTGTGGGTGTGAACTCTCAGACTGGAATCATCTTTACCTTACTTGGGGCTGGAGGAGatgaagaggagaaggagaaggaaaaagaaaagaaggaaaagaaaa GTAAAAAGCAAGATGGAGCTGTTGAAAACCGTAACAAAG CTAAAGCTCAGGATGGTGCAGCCATGGAAATGCAACCACTGAAGAGTGAGGATGGTGGAGATGGAGATGAAaaagacaagaagaaagcaaacttGCCAAAGAAGGAAAAGTCAGTTCTCCAAGGCAAGCTCACAAAGCTTGCAGTTCAGATTGGCAAAGCAG GTTTGTTGATGTCTGCAATCACAGTCATTATCCTTGTGTTATATTTTGTAATTGATACCTTCTGGGTTCAGAAGAGACCTTGGCTTGCTGAATGTACCCCAATTTATATTCAGTATTTTGTGAAGTTCTTCATTATTGGAGTTACAGTCTTGGTGGTGGCAGTACCAGAAGGTCTTCCACTTGCAGTCACTATATCTCTGGCTTACTCTGTTAAG AAAATGATGAAAGATAATAACTTGGTGAGACATCTGGATGCATGTGAAACTATGGGCAATGCAACAGCTATTTGTTCAGATAAAACAGGAACATTGACTATGAACAGAATGACAGTGGTCCAAGCCTACATCAATGaaaaacattataaaaaaattccagaacCAGAAGCTATTCCAGAGAAAACCATGGCTTATCTTGTGACAGGAATTTCTGTTAATTGTGCTTATACTTCCAAAATACTG CCTCCTGAAAAAGAAGGTGGCCTACCACGTCATGttggaaataaaactgaatgTGCCTTGCTGGGATTGCTCTTGGATTTAAAACGTGATTATCAGGACGTAAGAAATGAGATACCAGAAGAGGATTTGTACAAAGTGTACACCTTCAACTCTGTTAGAAAATCGATGAGTACTGTGTTAAAAAACTCTGATGGCAGTTTCCGGATATTCAGTAAAGGTGCCTCTGAGATAGTTCTTAAAAA GTGCTTCAAAATACTGAGTGCTAATGGTGAACCAAAGGTATTTAGACCTAGGGACCGCGATGATATTGTGAAAACTGTAATTGAGCCAATGGCTTCTGAAGGTCTCAGAACCATCTGCCTGGCATTCAGAGACTTCCCAGCAGGAGAGCCTGAGCCAGAGTGGGACAATGAAAATGATATTGTTACTGGTCTGACATGCATTGCTGTTGTTGGGATTGAAGATCCTGTGAGACCTGAG GTACCTGATGCAATAAAAAAATGTCAACGTGCAGGCATAACTGTACGCATGGTCACCGGTGATAACATTAACACTGCTCGTGCTATTGCATTGAAATGTGGTATTCTGAATCCTGGTGAAGACTTCCTGTGTTTAGAGGGCAAAGACTTTAACAGGAGAATACGCAATGAAAAAGGAGAG ATAGAGCAAGAGCGAATAGATAAAATTTGGCCAAAGCTTCGTGTTCttgcaagatcttcacccacTGACAAACACACTCTAGTAAAAG GTATAATTGACAGCACTGTCTTTGACCAGAGGCAAGTTGTAGCAGTAACTGGTGATGGTACCAATGACGGTCCAGCGTTGAAGAAGGCAGATGTTGGATTTGCTATG GGTATTGCTGGAACAGACGTAGCTAAAGAAGCTTCTGATATTATCCTTACAGACGACAACTTCACCAGTATTGTTAAAGCAGTTATGTGGGGACGAAATGTTTATGACAGCATCTCCAAATTTCTTCAGTTCCAACTTACTGTCAACGTAGTAGCAGTAATTGTTGCTTTTACAGGAGCATGCATAACACAA GATTCTCCACTTAAAGCCGTGCAGATGCTGTGGGTAAATCTCATAATGGACACATTAGCTTCCCTTGCCCTGGCAACAGAACCACCCACTGAAGCTCTTCTGTTGCGGAAGCCTTATGGTAGAAACAAACCTTTGATTTCTCGTACAATGATGAAGAACATTTTGGGTCATGCATTCTACCAGCTTGTAGTGGTCTTCACGCTCCTGTTTGCTG GTGAGAAAATTTTTGATATCGATAGTGGAAGAAATGCACCTCTGCATGCTCCTCCTTCAGAGCATTATACTATAGTATTTAATACGTTTGTGATGATGCagctttttaatgaaattaatgcCCGAAAGATTCATggtgaaagaaatgtttttgaagGAATCTTTAACAACGCTATCTTCTGTTCTATTGTGCTGGGGACATTTGTTGTGCAG ATAATTATTGTGCAGTTTGGTGGAAAGCCTTTCAGTTGCTCAGAACTCTCAGTTGAACAGTGGCTGTGGTCCATTTTCCTGGGCATGGGCACATTACTTTGGGGCCAG TTGATTTCAACAATTCCAACCAGCCGACTGAAATTCCTTAAAGAAGCCGGTCATGGAACACAAAAGGAAGAGATTCCTGAAGAAGAATTAGCAGAAGATGTAGAGGAGATTGATCATGCTGAGAGAGAACTGCGTCGTGGTCAGATCTTGTGGTTTAGGGGCCTAAACAGGATACAAACTCAG ATGGGATGGTCCTTTCtcttgttctctctctctcttgctgAGCAAGCTGTCACAATCTCTGATTCCTTGCAGATGGATGTAGTGAATGCTTTCCAGAGTGGAAGTACCATTCAGGGGGCTCTAAGGCGGCAACCCTCCATCGCCAGCCAGCACCATGAT
- the LOC131591615 gene encoding plasma membrane calcium-transporting ATPase 1 isoform X3, whose protein sequence is MGDMANNSVAYSSVKNAVKEANHGDFGVTLAELRSLMELRAADALHKIQECYGDVHGICTKLKTSPNEGLSGNPADIERREAVFGKNFIPPKKPKTFLQLVWEALQDVTLIILEIAAVVSLGLSFYQPPGGNESLCGSVNVGEEEEESEAGWIEGAAILLSVVCVVLVTAFNDWSKEKQFRGLQSRIEQEQKFTVIRGGQVIQIPVADIIVGDIAQVKYGDLLPADGVLIQGNDLKIDESSLTGESDHVKKSLDRDPMLLSGTHVMEGSGRMVVTAVGVNSQTGIIFTLLGAGGDEEEKEKEKEKKEKKSKKQDGAVENRNKAKAQDGAAMEMQPLKSEDGGDGDEKDKKKANLPKKEKSVLQGKLTKLAVQIGKAGLLMSAITVIILVLYFVIDTFWVQKRPWLAECTPIYIQYFVKFFIIGVTVLVVAVPEGLPLAVTISLAYSVKKMMKDNNLVRHLDACETMGNATAICSDKTGTLTMNRMTVVQAYINEKHYKKIPEPEAIPEKTMAYLVTGISVNCAYTSKILPPEKEGGLPRHVGNKTECALLGLLLDLKRDYQDVRNEIPEEDLYKVYTFNSVRKSMSTVLKNSDGSFRIFSKGASEIVLKKCFKILSANGEPKVFRPRDRDDIVKTVIEPMASEGLRTICLAFRDFPAGEPEPEWDNENDIVTGLTCIAVVGIEDPVRPEVPDAIKKCQRAGITVRMVTGDNINTARAIALKCGILNPGEDFLCLEGKDFNRRIRNEKGEIEQERIDKIWPKLRVLARSSPTDKHTLVKGIIDSTVFDQRQVVAVTGDGTNDGPALKKADVGFAMGIAGTDVAKEASDIILTDDNFTSIVKAVMWGRNVYDSISKFLQFQLTVNVVAVIVAFTGACITQDSPLKAVQMLWVNLIMDTLASLALATEPPTEALLLRKPYGRNKPLISRTMMKNILGHAFYQLVVVFTLLFAGEKIFDIDSGRNAPLHAPPSEHYTIVFNTFVMMQLFNEINARKIHGERNVFEGIFNNAIFCSIVLGTFVVQIIIVQFGGKPFSCSELSVEQWLWSIFLGMGTLLWGQLISTIPTSRLKFLKEAGHGTQKEEIPEEELAEDVEEIDHAERELRRGQILWFRGLNRIQTQIRVVNAFRSSLYEGLEKPETRSSIHNFMTHPEFRIEDSEPHIPLIDDTDAEDDAPTKRNSSPPPSPNRNNNAVDSGIHLTTDKNKSATSSSPGSPLHSLETSL, encoded by the exons ATGGGTGACATGGCAAACAACTCGGTTGCATATAGCAGCGTAAAAAATGCTGTAAAAGAAGCTAATCATGGAGATTTTGGAGTTACTCTTGCAGAGCTCCGTTCTCTTATGGAACTTCGAGCTGCAGATGCACTGCATAAAATACAGGAATGCTATGGTGATGTACATGGCATCTGTACAAAGTTGAAAACTTCACCAAATGAAG GTTTAAGTGGAAATCCAGCAGATATAGAAAGGAGAGAAGCAGTTTTTGGGAAGAACTTTATACCTcctaaaaagccaaaaacattTCTTCAGTTAGTATGGGAAGCACTACAGGACGTTACATTAATTATATTAGAAATTGCAGCCGTAGTATCCTTGGGCCTTTCTTTTTACCAGCCTCCAGGAGGAAATGAATCAT TATGTGGATCAGTAAATGTTggtgaagaagaggaggaatcTGAAGCAGGTTGGATTGAAGGAGCAGCTATCCTCCTATCTGTAGTTTGTGTGGTATTAGTAACAGCTTTCAATGACTGGAGTAAAGAGAAACAATTTCGGGGATTGCAGAGCCGTATTGAACAAGAGCAGAAATTCACAGTCATCAGAGGTGGCCAAGTCATCCAAATACCAGTAGCTGACATAATTGTTGGAGATATTGCACAAGTGAAATATG GTGACCTTTTACCGGCTGATGGTGTACTTATTCAAGGAAATGATCTCAAAATTGATGAAAGCTCGCTGACTGGGGAATCCGATCATGTTAAGAAATCTCTGGATAGAGATCCTATGCTGCTGTCAG GTACACATGTGatggaaggttctggaagaaTGGTAGTTACTGCTGTGGGTGTGAACTCTCAGACTGGAATCATCTTTACCTTACTTGGGGCTGGAGGAGatgaagaggagaaggagaaggaaaaagaaaagaaggaaaagaaaa GTAAAAAGCAAGATGGAGCTGTTGAAAACCGTAACAAAG CTAAAGCTCAGGATGGTGCAGCCATGGAAATGCAACCACTGAAGAGTGAGGATGGTGGAGATGGAGATGAAaaagacaagaagaaagcaaacttGCCAAAGAAGGAAAAGTCAGTTCTCCAAGGCAAGCTCACAAAGCTTGCAGTTCAGATTGGCAAAGCAG GTTTGTTGATGTCTGCAATCACAGTCATTATCCTTGTGTTATATTTTGTAATTGATACCTTCTGGGTTCAGAAGAGACCTTGGCTTGCTGAATGTACCCCAATTTATATTCAGTATTTTGTGAAGTTCTTCATTATTGGAGTTACAGTCTTGGTGGTGGCAGTACCAGAAGGTCTTCCACTTGCAGTCACTATATCTCTGGCTTACTCTGTTAAG AAAATGATGAAAGATAATAACTTGGTGAGACATCTGGATGCATGTGAAACTATGGGCAATGCAACAGCTATTTGTTCAGATAAAACAGGAACATTGACTATGAACAGAATGACAGTGGTCCAAGCCTACATCAATGaaaaacattataaaaaaattccagaacCAGAAGCTATTCCAGAGAAAACCATGGCTTATCTTGTGACAGGAATTTCTGTTAATTGTGCTTATACTTCCAAAATACTG CCTCCTGAAAAAGAAGGTGGCCTACCACGTCATGttggaaataaaactgaatgTGCCTTGCTGGGATTGCTCTTGGATTTAAAACGTGATTATCAGGACGTAAGAAATGAGATACCAGAAGAGGATTTGTACAAAGTGTACACCTTCAACTCTGTTAGAAAATCGATGAGTACTGTGTTAAAAAACTCTGATGGCAGTTTCCGGATATTCAGTAAAGGTGCCTCTGAGATAGTTCTTAAAAA GTGCTTCAAAATACTGAGTGCTAATGGTGAACCAAAGGTATTTAGACCTAGGGACCGCGATGATATTGTGAAAACTGTAATTGAGCCAATGGCTTCTGAAGGTCTCAGAACCATCTGCCTGGCATTCAGAGACTTCCCAGCAGGAGAGCCTGAGCCAGAGTGGGACAATGAAAATGATATTGTTACTGGTCTGACATGCATTGCTGTTGTTGGGATTGAAGATCCTGTGAGACCTGAG GTACCTGATGCAATAAAAAAATGTCAACGTGCAGGCATAACTGTACGCATGGTCACCGGTGATAACATTAACACTGCTCGTGCTATTGCATTGAAATGTGGTATTCTGAATCCTGGTGAAGACTTCCTGTGTTTAGAGGGCAAAGACTTTAACAGGAGAATACGCAATGAAAAAGGAGAG ATAGAGCAAGAGCGAATAGATAAAATTTGGCCAAAGCTTCGTGTTCttgcaagatcttcacccacTGACAAACACACTCTAGTAAAAG GTATAATTGACAGCACTGTCTTTGACCAGAGGCAAGTTGTAGCAGTAACTGGTGATGGTACCAATGACGGTCCAGCGTTGAAGAAGGCAGATGTTGGATTTGCTATG GGTATTGCTGGAACAGACGTAGCTAAAGAAGCTTCTGATATTATCCTTACAGACGACAACTTCACCAGTATTGTTAAAGCAGTTATGTGGGGACGAAATGTTTATGACAGCATCTCCAAATTTCTTCAGTTCCAACTTACTGTCAACGTAGTAGCAGTAATTGTTGCTTTTACAGGAGCATGCATAACACAA GATTCTCCACTTAAAGCCGTGCAGATGCTGTGGGTAAATCTCATAATGGACACATTAGCTTCCCTTGCCCTGGCAACAGAACCACCCACTGAAGCTCTTCTGTTGCGGAAGCCTTATGGTAGAAACAAACCTTTGATTTCTCGTACAATGATGAAGAACATTTTGGGTCATGCATTCTACCAGCTTGTAGTGGTCTTCACGCTCCTGTTTGCTG GTGAGAAAATTTTTGATATCGATAGTGGAAGAAATGCACCTCTGCATGCTCCTCCTTCAGAGCATTATACTATAGTATTTAATACGTTTGTGATGATGCagctttttaatgaaattaatgcCCGAAAGATTCATggtgaaagaaatgtttttgaagGAATCTTTAACAACGCTATCTTCTGTTCTATTGTGCTGGGGACATTTGTTGTGCAG ATAATTATTGTGCAGTTTGGTGGAAAGCCTTTCAGTTGCTCAGAACTCTCAGTTGAACAGTGGCTGTGGTCCATTTTCCTGGGCATGGGCACATTACTTTGGGGCCAG TTGATTTCAACAATTCCAACCAGCCGACTGAAATTCCTTAAAGAAGCCGGTCATGGAACACAAAAGGAAGAGATTCCTGAAGAAGAATTAGCAGAAGATGTAGAGGAGATTGATCATGCTGAGAGAGAACTGCGTCGTGGTCAGATCTTGTGGTTTAGGGGCCTAAACAGGATACAAACTCAG
- the LOC131591615 gene encoding plasma membrane calcium-transporting ATPase 1 isoform X5: MGDMANNSVAYSSVKNAVKEANHGDFGVTLAELRSLMELRAADALHKIQECYGDVHGICTKLKTSPNEGLSGNPADIERREAVFGKNFIPPKKPKTFLQLVWEALQDVTLIILEIAAVVSLGLSFYQPPGGNESLCGSVNVGEEEEESEAGWIEGAAILLSVVCVVLVTAFNDWSKEKQFRGLQSRIEQEQKFTVIRGGQVIQIPVADIIVGDIAQVKYGDLLPADGVLIQGNDLKIDESSLTGESDHVKKSLDRDPMLLSGTHVMEGSGRMVVTAVGVNSQTGIIFTLLGAGGDEEEKEKEKEKKEKKSKKQDGAVENRNKAKAQDGAAMEMQPLKSEDGGDGDEKDKKKANLPKKEKSVLQGKLTKLAVQIGKAGLLMSAITVIILVLYFVIDTFWVQKRPWLAECTPIYIQYFVKFFIIGVTVLVVAVPEGLPLAVTISLAYSVKKMMKDNNLVRHLDACETMGNATAICSDKTGTLTMNRMTVVQAYINEKHYKKIPEPEAIPEKTMAYLVTGISVNCAYTSKILPPEKEGGLPRHVGNKTECALLGLLLDLKRDYQDVRNEIPEEDLYKVYTFNSVRKSMSTVLKNSDGSFRIFSKGASEIVLKKCFKILSANGEPKVFRPRDRDDIVKTVIEPMASEGLRTICLAFRDFPAGEPEPEWDNENDIVTGLTCIAVVGIEDPVRPEVPDAIKKCQRAGITVRMVTGDNINTARAIALKCGILNPGEDFLCLEGKDFNRRIRNEKGEIEQERIDKIWPKLRVLARSSPTDKHTLVKGIIDSTVFDQRQVVAVTGDGTNDGPALKKADVGFAMGIAGTDVAKEASDIILTDDNFTSIVKAVMWGRNVYDSISKFLQFQLTVNVVAVIVAFTGACITQDSPLKAVQMLWVNLIMDTLASLALATEPPTEALLLRKPYGRNKPLISRTMMKNILGHAFYQLVVVFTLLFAGEKIFDIDSGRNAPLHAPPSEHYTIVFNTFVMMQLFNEINARKIHGERNVFEGIFNNAIFCSIVLGTFVVQIIIVQFGGKPFSCSELSVEQWLWSIFLGMGTLLWGQLISTIPTSRLKFLKEAGHGTQKEEIPEEELAEDVEEIDHAERELRRGQILWFRGLNRIQTQMDVVNAFQSGSTIQGALRRQPSIASQHHDVTNISTPTHVVFSSTTASTTVGYPSGECIS; the protein is encoded by the exons ATGGGTGACATGGCAAACAACTCGGTTGCATATAGCAGCGTAAAAAATGCTGTAAAAGAAGCTAATCATGGAGATTTTGGAGTTACTCTTGCAGAGCTCCGTTCTCTTATGGAACTTCGAGCTGCAGATGCACTGCATAAAATACAGGAATGCTATGGTGATGTACATGGCATCTGTACAAAGTTGAAAACTTCACCAAATGAAG GTTTAAGTGGAAATCCAGCAGATATAGAAAGGAGAGAAGCAGTTTTTGGGAAGAACTTTATACCTcctaaaaagccaaaaacattTCTTCAGTTAGTATGGGAAGCACTACAGGACGTTACATTAATTATATTAGAAATTGCAGCCGTAGTATCCTTGGGCCTTTCTTTTTACCAGCCTCCAGGAGGAAATGAATCAT TATGTGGATCAGTAAATGTTggtgaagaagaggaggaatcTGAAGCAGGTTGGATTGAAGGAGCAGCTATCCTCCTATCTGTAGTTTGTGTGGTATTAGTAACAGCTTTCAATGACTGGAGTAAAGAGAAACAATTTCGGGGATTGCAGAGCCGTATTGAACAAGAGCAGAAATTCACAGTCATCAGAGGTGGCCAAGTCATCCAAATACCAGTAGCTGACATAATTGTTGGAGATATTGCACAAGTGAAATATG GTGACCTTTTACCGGCTGATGGTGTACTTATTCAAGGAAATGATCTCAAAATTGATGAAAGCTCGCTGACTGGGGAATCCGATCATGTTAAGAAATCTCTGGATAGAGATCCTATGCTGCTGTCAG GTACACATGTGatggaaggttctggaagaaTGGTAGTTACTGCTGTGGGTGTGAACTCTCAGACTGGAATCATCTTTACCTTACTTGGGGCTGGAGGAGatgaagaggagaaggagaaggaaaaagaaaagaaggaaaagaaaa GTAAAAAGCAAGATGGAGCTGTTGAAAACCGTAACAAAG CTAAAGCTCAGGATGGTGCAGCCATGGAAATGCAACCACTGAAGAGTGAGGATGGTGGAGATGGAGATGAAaaagacaagaagaaagcaaacttGCCAAAGAAGGAAAAGTCAGTTCTCCAAGGCAAGCTCACAAAGCTTGCAGTTCAGATTGGCAAAGCAG GTTTGTTGATGTCTGCAATCACAGTCATTATCCTTGTGTTATATTTTGTAATTGATACCTTCTGGGTTCAGAAGAGACCTTGGCTTGCTGAATGTACCCCAATTTATATTCAGTATTTTGTGAAGTTCTTCATTATTGGAGTTACAGTCTTGGTGGTGGCAGTACCAGAAGGTCTTCCACTTGCAGTCACTATATCTCTGGCTTACTCTGTTAAG AAAATGATGAAAGATAATAACTTGGTGAGACATCTGGATGCATGTGAAACTATGGGCAATGCAACAGCTATTTGTTCAGATAAAACAGGAACATTGACTATGAACAGAATGACAGTGGTCCAAGCCTACATCAATGaaaaacattataaaaaaattccagaacCAGAAGCTATTCCAGAGAAAACCATGGCTTATCTTGTGACAGGAATTTCTGTTAATTGTGCTTATACTTCCAAAATACTG CCTCCTGAAAAAGAAGGTGGCCTACCACGTCATGttggaaataaaactgaatgTGCCTTGCTGGGATTGCTCTTGGATTTAAAACGTGATTATCAGGACGTAAGAAATGAGATACCAGAAGAGGATTTGTACAAAGTGTACACCTTCAACTCTGTTAGAAAATCGATGAGTACTGTGTTAAAAAACTCTGATGGCAGTTTCCGGATATTCAGTAAAGGTGCCTCTGAGATAGTTCTTAAAAA GTGCTTCAAAATACTGAGTGCTAATGGTGAACCAAAGGTATTTAGACCTAGGGACCGCGATGATATTGTGAAAACTGTAATTGAGCCAATGGCTTCTGAAGGTCTCAGAACCATCTGCCTGGCATTCAGAGACTTCCCAGCAGGAGAGCCTGAGCCAGAGTGGGACAATGAAAATGATATTGTTACTGGTCTGACATGCATTGCTGTTGTTGGGATTGAAGATCCTGTGAGACCTGAG GTACCTGATGCAATAAAAAAATGTCAACGTGCAGGCATAACTGTACGCATGGTCACCGGTGATAACATTAACACTGCTCGTGCTATTGCATTGAAATGTGGTATTCTGAATCCTGGTGAAGACTTCCTGTGTTTAGAGGGCAAAGACTTTAACAGGAGAATACGCAATGAAAAAGGAGAG ATAGAGCAAGAGCGAATAGATAAAATTTGGCCAAAGCTTCGTGTTCttgcaagatcttcacccacTGACAAACACACTCTAGTAAAAG GTATAATTGACAGCACTGTCTTTGACCAGAGGCAAGTTGTAGCAGTAACTGGTGATGGTACCAATGACGGTCCAGCGTTGAAGAAGGCAGATGTTGGATTTGCTATG GGTATTGCTGGAACAGACGTAGCTAAAGAAGCTTCTGATATTATCCTTACAGACGACAACTTCACCAGTATTGTTAAAGCAGTTATGTGGGGACGAAATGTTTATGACAGCATCTCCAAATTTCTTCAGTTCCAACTTACTGTCAACGTAGTAGCAGTAATTGTTGCTTTTACAGGAGCATGCATAACACAA GATTCTCCACTTAAAGCCGTGCAGATGCTGTGGGTAAATCTCATAATGGACACATTAGCTTCCCTTGCCCTGGCAACAGAACCACCCACTGAAGCTCTTCTGTTGCGGAAGCCTTATGGTAGAAACAAACCTTTGATTTCTCGTACAATGATGAAGAACATTTTGGGTCATGCATTCTACCAGCTTGTAGTGGTCTTCACGCTCCTGTTTGCTG GTGAGAAAATTTTTGATATCGATAGTGGAAGAAATGCACCTCTGCATGCTCCTCCTTCAGAGCATTATACTATAGTATTTAATACGTTTGTGATGATGCagctttttaatgaaattaatgcCCGAAAGATTCATggtgaaagaaatgtttttgaagGAATCTTTAACAACGCTATCTTCTGTTCTATTGTGCTGGGGACATTTGTTGTGCAG ATAATTATTGTGCAGTTTGGTGGAAAGCCTTTCAGTTGCTCAGAACTCTCAGTTGAACAGTGGCTGTGGTCCATTTTCCTGGGCATGGGCACATTACTTTGGGGCCAG TTGATTTCAACAATTCCAACCAGCCGACTGAAATTCCTTAAAGAAGCCGGTCATGGAACACAAAAGGAAGAGATTCCTGAAGAAGAATTAGCAGAAGATGTAGAGGAGATTGATCATGCTGAGAGAGAACTGCGTCGTGGTCAGATCTTGTGGTTTAGGGGCCTAAACAGGATACAAACTCAG ATGGATGTAGTGAATGCTTTCCAGAGTGGAAGTACCATTCAGGGGGCTCTAAGGCGGCAACCCTCCATCGCCAGCCAGCACCATGATGTAACAAATATTTCTACCCCTACACATGTAGTGTTTTCCTCTACTACTGCTTCTACTACTGTGGGGT